One genomic window of Chiloscyllium punctatum isolate Juve2018m chromosome 21, sChiPun1.3, whole genome shotgun sequence includes the following:
- the LOC140492374 gene encoding lysophosphatidic acid receptor 6, which yields MGEVNGSCLNPKQWTDHLYVTLFSFIFLLGLLFNTLALVFFFRFTKIRSQTTVYMKNLACTDLLLVASLPVRILYYVDRRTLPPLLCELTGLIFLVNMYGSIFFLTCISLDRCVAICFPMKSRVNSLRGQAKWISAGVWLLVVGASIPPYLLIRKPGNATEECQLCFHQKPSYVTNPATVVPTLLVGYGIPLSTILVCSLALLRGVHRSSAARMDYVDWHKIRNMVAANVVIFVICFLPYHTVLLLYLAAPSQERALGASYRATISVACLNAIFDPLAYYFATETFQKSVGMKALRNALTSNTDSVDCNNRSRSPPRAKPDAGTRKGRT from the coding sequence ATGGGGGAAGTGAACGGGAGCTGCCTCAATCCCAAGCAGTGGACGGACCATCTCTACGTGACCTTGTTCAGCTTCATCTTCCTGCTCGGCCTGCTGTTCAACACCCTGGCTCTGGTCTTCTTCTTCCGTTTCACAAAGATCCGCTCGCAGACCACCGTCTACATGAAGAACCTGGCCTGCACTGACCTGCTGCTGGTGGCATCGCTGCCCGTGCGCATCCTGTACTACGTGGACCGGAGGACCCTGCCCCCACTCCTCTGTGAGCTGACCGGGCTGATCTTCCTGGTGAACATGTACGGCAGCATCTTCTTCCTCACCTGCATCAGCCTGGACCGCTGCGTCGCCATCTGCTTCCCCATGAAGTCACGGGTGAACTCGCTGCGCGGCCAGGCCAAGTGGATCAGCGCCGGGGTCTGGCTGTTGGTGGTGGGCGCCAGCATCCCGCCCTACCTGCTGATCCGAAAGCCCGGCAACGCCACCGAAGAGTGCCAGCTCTGCTTCCACCAGAAGCCCAGCTACGTCACCAACCCGGCCACGGTGGTGCCCACCCTTCTGGTCGGCTACGGTATCCCGCTGTCCACCATCTTGGTTTGCTCTCTGGCCCTCCTGAGAGGGGTCCACCGTAGCTCTGCCGCCCGCATGGACTACGTGGACTGGCACAAGATCCGCAACATGGTGGCGGCCAACGTTGTCATCTTCGTGATCTGCTTCCTGCCGTACCACACAGTGCTCCTGCTCTACCTGGCCGCACCCAGCCAGGAGAGGGCACTGGGGGCCTCCTACCGCGCCACCATTTCCGTGGCCTGCCTCAACGCCATCTTCGACCCCCTGGCCTACTACTTCGCCACGGAGACCTTCCAGAAGAGCGTGGGCATGAAGGCCTTGAGGAACGCGCTGACGTCGAACACGGACAGCGTCGACTGCAACAACCGCTCGCGGTCGCCCCCCCGGGCGAAGCCAGATGCCGGCACCCGGAAAGGAAGGACTTGA